Proteins encoded together in one Diabrotica undecimpunctata isolate CICGRU chromosome 3, icDiaUnde3, whole genome shotgun sequence window:
- the LOC140435673 gene encoding uncharacterized protein yields MWAVNTVRNRGMGYLKASKVFGVPKDTLERYVKSDKTPEELVGISIGRGPILPLELENELVEYALTMEQRYFGLRARDIKRLAFQLAIRNSLPHPFSGVKKSAGKKWLRLFLKRHPTLSMRTPQGMSCARVNSFTPENVSKFFDLYEPEYLKLTIPAKRIFNVDETGLTIVQHKHSKVISMREKKQVLSLTSAERGKLITAITCMNAAGVFVPPLLIFPRKNIKPELMLGAPRAARSSRRMPSWVQADIFTRWLHHFIKFTKPSAADPVLLVLDGHYSHTRNVALIDLAKQNHVTIICLPFQATHKMQPLDVAFMAPLKIYYAQK; encoded by the coding sequence ATGTGGGCTGTAAATACAGTAAGAAATAGAGGGATGGGCTATTTGAAGGCCTCAAAAGTTTTTGGAGTACCAAAAGATACCTTAGAACGATATGTAAAATCAGACAAGACTCCAGAAGAACTCGTCGGGATATCAATTGGCCGCGGACCTATTCTTCCTTTGGAATTAGAAAATGAGTTGGTTGAGTATGCCCTAACTATGGAGCAACGTTATTTCGGGCTAAGAGCGCGTGATATAAAACGACTGGCATTTCAACTTGCAATACGAAACTCACTACCACATCCATTTAGCGGAGTCAAAAAATCAGCCGGAAAGAAATGGTTGAGGCTCTTTCTGAAAAGGCATCCGACGCTTTCAATGCGTACTCCTCAGGGAATGTCATGTGCTCGAGTAAACTCTTTTACTCCTGAAAATGTATCCAAGTTCTTTGACCTGTATGAACCAGAATATCTCAAGCTTACTATCCCTGCAAAACGTATATTCAATGTAGACGAAACGGGGCTTACGATTGTTCAGCACAAACATAGCAAAGTAATTTCCATGAGAGAGAAGAAGCAGGTTTTGTCACTTACTTCAGCAGAAAGGGGCAAGCTGATTACTGCTATTACATGTATGAATGCTGCAGGAGTTTTCGTACCACCATTATTAATCTTCCctagaaaaaatataaaaccaGAGTTGATGCTAGGAGCTCCCAGAGCTGCTAGGAGCAGTCGCAGAATGCCAAGTTGGGTACAGGCCGATATTTTCACTAGATGGCTTCACCACTTTATAAAATTCACTAAACCTTCAGCTGCAGACCCTGTTCTTCTCGTCCTTGATGGTCACTATTCTCATACGAGAAACGTTGCTCTAATAGATTTGGCCAAACAGAATCATGTGACGATTATTTGTCTCCCATTCCAAGCTACACATAAAATGCAACCGTTGGATGTTGCTTTTATGGCACCGCTGAAAATTTACTACGCACAAAAATAG